Below is a window of Pseudomonadota bacterium DNA.
AACCTCACATCCAGGTAGCGCCCGCACTATCTCATCCTCAAAGGTGTCGCGCGCTATGCGCATGGCAGAGATGCGCCGCGTAAGATCTAAACGGATCAGATCGGCAACCGCGCCGAGCACCGCGATGCCAAGTACGTTCTCAGTTCCACCACGAAGCTTCCCCTCCTGCGCACCACCAACAAGTAAGGGCGCAATAGAGATCCCCTCACGCGCGATAATAACCCCAGTTCCACTAAGCGCTCCTAACTTGTGAGCAGAGAGTGTCATGACATCAACCCCAAGCTCCTGCATATCACTCGCAACCTTACCGACAAACTGCGCAGCATCGGTGTGTATTACGGCATGTGGAGCGCGCTGCCTAACGGCTCTTACGATCTCAAGCATCGGATTAATAACACCAACCTCGTTATTTGCCGCCATAACGGAGACCAACGCCGTATCGGGTGTTAGCACTTCAAATATCGCCTCAGGAGAGATGCGACACCCAGCATCTGGCGCAACCAGCGCCACATCACGCCCCTCGGCTAAGAGCCTCTTAAGGGGCTCTAAGATACAGGGGTGCTCTATCAACGTAGAAACCATTCGCCCCGATTGGCGTGCACATGAGGCAACGATGGTATTATTGGCCTCCGTAGCGCCGGAGGTAAAGATAACGGTATCGCTGGGGTGCGCCCCTACCAATCGGCGCACAGCTGCCCTGGCCTCCTCAACGGTAGCCTTCGCGCGCTGCCCCCCACGGTGAGTAGAGCTCGGATTTCCAAGTTGCCGAGCGCACTTAGAGATAACTCCCTGAATTACCTCATCAGGGGTATATGTACCGTTTACGTCACAATCGTAGCTAATCACAGGCAAAAAGCCCCAGAATCTAATGCCATCGACATAAACCTCCGACCATAAAGTTAGGAGAGAGGTTACAATGGCTCCATTATCTACGCAAAGTATAGCGGTTTTAGGCGCTCAGGTCATCGCAGCCGGATTCCCGGCGCAGCAAACCCGTAGCACAGAGGCAGCGCAGGCCGCAGGGGTTCAAAATAGCCAAAATCAGGCCAGGGCCCAGGGTAGCGCCACCCAGACCCGTGATGATAAGACACGTGCAATACAGAGCGAGAAACGAACGGAGGGCATCTTCGCCGATCAATCTATTAGCGACGAGGACGATAAGCACGGCTCTGAGCAGCAACCCAAACAGGGCAAGCTTAATAAAGTAGTATGAGCGACGCAACTTGGAGTTAAAAACT
It encodes the following:
- a CDS encoding cysteine desulfurase family protein, whose product is MISYDCDVNGTYTPDEVIQGVISKCARQLGNPSSTHRGGQRAKATVEEARAAVRRLVGAHPSDTVIFTSGATEANNTIVASCARQSGRMVSTLIEHPCILEPLKRLLAEGRDVALVAPDAGCRISPEAIFEVLTPDTALVSVMAANNEVGVINPMLEIVRAVRQRAPHAVIHTDAAQFVGKVASDMQELGVDVMTLSAHKLGALSGTGVIIAREGISIAPLLVGGAQEGKLRGGTENVLGIAVLGAVADLIRLDLTRRISAMRIARDTFEDEIVRALPGCEVNAQNGLRLPNTTSLYIPGIRADDLIVALDLAGVLISSGAACSSGKPEPSHVLMAMGQPSSRIRSTVRVSFRADSERSEILQVVTAFKRAVTRMI